A region from the Cryptosporangium arvum DSM 44712 genome encodes:
- a CDS encoding GNAT family N-acetyltransferase translates to MRLRNVRRDDVDAYRRMRCDPVMMAELGGPQPVETIPPKVESDVRAVEADEYWVSMITPDDSDEALGSVTLWSHADHGERISEVGWLVLPEHQGRGVGKWGVRTVLDRAAADGRWGAVHAFPAVTNAPSNGICRTLGFRLLGVEVIPFGGREFTSNHWVFDESSAARI, encoded by the coding sequence ATGCGTCTTCGGAACGTGCGGCGGGACGACGTCGATGCCTATCGGCGCATGCGGTGCGATCCGGTGATGATGGCCGAGCTCGGCGGGCCCCAGCCGGTGGAGACCATCCCGCCCAAAGTGGAATCGGACGTGCGCGCGGTCGAGGCCGACGAGTACTGGGTCTCGATGATCACGCCGGACGACTCGGACGAGGCGCTCGGTTCGGTGACGCTCTGGTCGCACGCGGACCACGGCGAGCGGATCTCCGAGGTGGGCTGGCTGGTGCTTCCCGAGCACCAGGGGCGTGGCGTCGGGAAGTGGGGGGTGCGGACGGTGCTCGACCGGGCGGCCGCCGACGGGCGCTGGGGCGCCGTGCACGCCTTTCCGGCGGTCACCAACGCACCGTCGAACGGCATCTGCCGCACGCTGGGCTTCCGGTTGCTCGGCGTCGAGGTGATCCCGTTCGGCGGCCGCGAGTTCACGTCGAATCACTGGGTGTTCGACGAGTCCAGCGCGGCGAGGATCTGA
- a CDS encoding tetratricopeptide repeat protein, with translation MAGWSLTGRSNPKPVLKVADERGRPPRLADASLGDLGVHAPQGPYVPREADTVLEKHFADEAQLVVVHGKRLVGATRTLAEAARTHLPDHTLYAFHPDPRVPLTELISAAKRSAKNGAVLWLDDAGSEQLTQLAAAEIPPGVRVLVTARSALLGGTRLPDPLPGAVVDVGSLTTAEADALREGENEVPADAKGDRVGLLLVPLEPVRTALSGDSEERSIRFDRQALLHALTDWHRMDPPVALTAKMLTTLYGDYRRELAHLDGRAAVSNPGRERAIEWALELGLITEVFGRGNEYYYGNTLLSAVADGQRRPVSGPFWRYVAGAFDPAARRAAGLTAFDRGDYPHARDLLDQLDHVPQHVKYVIAYRAHRGGSVAIARRWYEKAIADGSVPAMVDLGVLEAAEGKAEEARSWFQQAVDSGDAAESARAMRGLGVLEKEQGNPEQAKQWFTDALASEDSVQAANAMVDLGVLAEEQGDVEEARSWYEKAAETHQPAAVTVAGANLRVLTDAPAGEETGAEPGEDA, from the coding sequence GTGGCGGGATGGTCCCTGACCGGCCGGTCCAACCCGAAGCCCGTGTTGAAGGTCGCGGACGAACGCGGCCGGCCCCCGCGTCTCGCCGATGCCTCGCTGGGTGATCTCGGGGTCCACGCACCCCAGGGCCCGTACGTGCCGCGCGAGGCCGACACCGTGCTGGAGAAGCACTTCGCCGACGAGGCGCAGCTCGTCGTCGTCCACGGGAAACGGCTCGTGGGCGCCACCCGCACGCTGGCCGAAGCGGCGCGCACGCACCTGCCAGACCACACGCTCTACGCGTTCCATCCCGACCCGCGGGTGCCGCTCACCGAGCTGATCTCGGCCGCGAAGCGCTCGGCGAAGAACGGCGCCGTGCTCTGGCTCGACGACGCCGGCTCCGAGCAGCTCACGCAGCTCGCCGCGGCGGAGATCCCGCCTGGTGTCCGGGTGCTGGTCACGGCACGTTCCGCGTTGCTCGGCGGCACCCGGCTGCCCGATCCGCTGCCGGGCGCGGTGGTCGACGTCGGTTCGCTCACCACGGCCGAGGCCGACGCCCTGCGCGAGGGCGAGAACGAGGTACCGGCCGACGCGAAGGGCGACCGGGTGGGGCTGTTGCTCGTTCCGCTCGAGCCGGTGCGCACCGCGCTCTCCGGCGACAGCGAGGAACGCAGCATCCGCTTCGACCGTCAGGCCCTGCTGCACGCGCTCACCGACTGGCACCGGATGGACCCTCCGGTGGCGCTCACCGCGAAGATGCTCACCACGCTCTACGGCGACTACCGGCGTGAACTCGCCCACCTCGACGGCCGGGCCGCGGTGTCGAACCCGGGGCGGGAGCGCGCGATCGAGTGGGCGCTCGAGCTGGGCCTGATCACCGAGGTGTTCGGTCGCGGCAACGAGTACTACTACGGGAACACGCTGCTCTCCGCGGTGGCCGACGGTCAGCGGCGGCCGGTGAGCGGGCCGTTCTGGCGGTACGTGGCCGGCGCGTTCGATCCGGCGGCCCGGCGCGCGGCGGGGCTCACCGCGTTCGACCGCGGCGACTACCCGCACGCGCGTGACCTGCTCGACCAGCTCGACCACGTCCCCCAGCACGTGAAGTACGTGATCGCGTACCGCGCGCACCGCGGGGGAAGCGTCGCGATCGCCCGGCGCTGGTACGAGAAGGCGATCGCCGACGGCTCGGTGCCCGCGATGGTCGACCTGGGTGTGCTGGAGGCCGCCGAGGGCAAGGCGGAAGAGGCGCGGTCCTGGTTCCAGCAGGCGGTCGACAGCGGTGACGCCGCGGAATCGGCCCGGGCGATGCGTGGCCTCGGCGTGCTGGAGAAGGAGCAGGGCAACCCCGAGCAGGCCAAGCAGTGGTTCACCGACGCGCTCGCCAGCGAGGACTCGGTGCAGGCCGCCAACGCGATGGTCGACCTCGGCGTGCTGGCCGAGGAGCAGGGCGACGTGGAGGAGGCGCGGTCCTGGTACGAGAAGGCCGCCGAGACCCACCAGCCCGCGGCCGTGACGGTCGCCGGCGCCAACCTCCGTGTCCTCACCGACGCGCCCGCGGGCGAGGAAACGGGTGCCGAGCCGGGCGAAGACGCCTGA
- a CDS encoding VOC family protein: MTYPTLRSTVLDTENTRELAEFYRRLLGWDYRPGDEPENGDKGWLVLRNPVGVDLAFQQVDELARATWPEAGVPQQLHLDFAVPDAGTLVEQRERAVQLGATVIRDRFDDPEEPLYVFADPSGHPFCIFVG; this comes from the coding sequence ATGACTTATCCCACTCTGCGCAGCACCGTGCTCGACACCGAGAACACCCGCGAACTCGCCGAGTTCTACCGGCGGCTGCTGGGCTGGGACTACCGGCCGGGCGACGAGCCGGAGAACGGCGACAAGGGCTGGCTGGTGCTGCGTAACCCCGTCGGTGTCGATCTGGCGTTCCAGCAGGTCGACGAGCTGGCCCGCGCCACCTGGCCGGAGGCGGGCGTGCCCCAGCAGCTCCACCTGGACTTCGCGGTGCCGGATGCGGGCACGCTCGTCGAGCAGCGCGAGCGGGCGGTGCAGCTCGGCGCCACGGTGATCCGCGACCGCTTCGACGACCCCGAGGAGCCGCTCTACGTGTTCGCCGATCCGTCCGGTCACCCCTTCTGCATCTTCGTCGGCTAG
- a CDS encoding RNA polymerase sigma factor, whose protein sequence is MNGSSSDVDLLARVAAGERAAFEAFYRRHAGWLVLRLRHRCSDHTLVDDVVQETFLGVWRGGAARYREQGDVTGWLWRIGSRRLVDALRRQSAKERLRQVLARVRGAPAPSAEDLVLRGVEHGDLAGALARLSPELRAVLQATVLDGLTTGEAAVLLGIPPGTVKTRAMRARRQLRQELA, encoded by the coding sequence GTGAACGGTTCATCGAGCGACGTCGACCTGCTGGCCCGAGTGGCAGCCGGCGAGCGGGCCGCGTTCGAAGCCTTCTACCGGCGCCACGCCGGGTGGCTCGTGCTGCGGCTGCGGCACCGCTGCTCCGATCACACGCTCGTCGACGACGTCGTGCAGGAGACGTTCCTCGGCGTCTGGCGCGGCGGGGCCGCCCGCTACCGCGAGCAGGGTGACGTCACCGGCTGGCTCTGGCGGATCGGTTCGCGTCGTCTGGTCGACGCCCTGCGCAGGCAGAGCGCCAAGGAACGTCTGCGTCAGGTGCTGGCGCGCGTGCGGGGGGCGCCAGCACCGTCCGCTGAGGACCTGGTGCTGCGCGGCGTCGAGCACGGGGATCTCGCCGGGGCGCTGGCCCGGCTCTCCCCGGAGTTACGCGCGGTGCTGCAAGCGACGGTGCTCGACGGGCTGACGACGGGCGAGGCCGCCGTGCTGCTCGGCATCCCGCCCGGAACCGTGAAAACGCGGGCGATGCGCGCCCGCCGGCAGCTACGCCAGGAGCTCGCATGA
- a CDS encoding anti-sigma factor family protein has protein sequence MSWHVPDPDLTAYADGSLPAPGVWSVEAHLVACADCRERLTFDAVDAGWERLDAELDAPRPGLVERALSFGGVPAHTARLLAATPALRGSWLVSVTLTLLLAAVLAHYAEPLVFLALTPLLPVLGVAVSFGPGIDPTYDLTVVAPYSTFRLLLLRCATVLSANTLLTAAASLTLAEYGVRIAGWFLPSLALTILTLLITPRLGAVPAAAVVGLGWLSLVLGTWHSTSLQPYTPAGQVAMAAAAALAAAALTFQMSAFDRTRPLTRRSR, from the coding sequence ATGAGTTGGCACGTACCGGATCCGGACCTGACGGCCTACGCCGACGGGTCGTTGCCCGCGCCGGGCGTGTGGTCGGTCGAGGCGCATCTGGTGGCCTGCGCGGACTGTCGGGAACGGCTGACCTTCGACGCCGTCGACGCCGGCTGGGAACGGCTGGACGCGGAGCTCGACGCACCCCGGCCGGGGCTCGTCGAGCGGGCGCTGAGTTTCGGCGGGGTTCCGGCGCACACCGCGCGCCTGCTCGCGGCCACCCCGGCGCTGCGGGGGTCGTGGCTCGTCTCGGTGACGCTCACGCTGCTGCTCGCCGCCGTCCTCGCCCACTACGCCGAGCCGCTCGTCTTCCTCGCGCTGACGCCGCTGCTGCCGGTGCTCGGCGTCGCCGTCTCGTTCGGGCCCGGCATCGACCCGACCTACGACCTCACGGTGGTGGCCCCGTACTCGACGTTCCGGCTGCTCCTGCTGCGCTGCGCCACCGTGCTCTCGGCCAACACGCTGCTCACCGCGGCGGCGAGCCTGACGCTGGCCGAGTACGGCGTCCGGATCGCCGGTTGGTTCCTGCCCTCGCTGGCCCTCACGATCCTGACGCTGCTGATCACACCCCGGCTGGGCGCGGTTCCGGCCGCGGCCGTGGTGGGCCTCGGCTGGCTCAGCCTGGTGCTCGGCACCTGGCACTCGACGTCCCTGCAGCCTTACACCCCCGCCGGGCAGGTGGCGATGGCTGCGGCCGCCGCGCTGGCCGCGGCGGCCCTCACCTTCCAGATGTCCGCGTTCGATCGCACTCGCCCCCTGACCCGGAGGTCTCGGTGA
- a CDS encoding ATP-binding cassette domain-containing protein, with amino-acid sequence MTLSTDVAVRATGLSLRYGRAVALDDVSITLGTGVTGLLGPNGAGKTSLLRILATALSPNAGELRIFDHDPLTGAGRLAARRRIGYLPQDPGFHRSFTAFEFVDYVAILKEITDRRARHAEVRRVLDAVGLSDRRGDKIRTLSGGSKQRVALAAALVGDPSLLILDEPTVGLDPEQRFRFRELFADLGEGRAVLLSTHQTEDVTSLCREVVVLDHGGARFRGTPAELTALANGRVWTSAAREPGAAASWRTGNGSFRHVGAPPDGAELLAPTLEDGYLTLVDLS; translated from the coding sequence GTGACCCTCTCGACTGACGTCGCCGTCCGCGCGACCGGTCTCTCGCTGCGCTATGGACGCGCGGTCGCGCTCGACGACGTATCGATCACGCTCGGAACCGGAGTGACCGGTCTGCTCGGCCCGAACGGCGCCGGGAAGACGTCGCTGCTGCGGATCCTCGCGACCGCGTTGAGCCCGAACGCGGGCGAGTTGCGGATCTTCGATCACGACCCGCTGACCGGGGCCGGGCGCCTGGCGGCGCGCCGCCGGATCGGCTACCTGCCGCAGGATCCCGGTTTCCACCGCTCGTTCACCGCGTTCGAGTTCGTGGACTACGTCGCGATCCTCAAGGAGATCACCGACCGGCGGGCCCGCCACGCCGAGGTGCGCCGCGTGCTGGACGCGGTGGGCCTGAGCGACCGGCGCGGCGACAAGATCCGGACCCTGTCCGGTGGGTCGAAGCAGCGGGTGGCGCTGGCCGCCGCGCTGGTGGGCGACCCGTCGCTGCTGATACTCGACGAACCGACGGTGGGGCTCGACCCCGAGCAGCGGTTCCGGTTCCGGGAACTCTTCGCCGACCTCGGCGAGGGCCGCGCGGTGCTGCTCTCCACGCACCAGACCGAGGACGTGACGTCGCTGTGCCGTGAGGTGGTCGTGCTCGATCACGGCGGCGCGCGGTTCCGCGGCACGCCGGCCGAGCTGACCGCGCTGGCCAACGGCCGGGTGTGGACGAGCGCCGCACGCGAGCCGGGCGCGGCGGCGTCCTGGCGGACCGGCAACGGATCGTTCCGGCACGTGGGCGCACCGCCCGACGGCGCCGAACTGCTCGCACCGACCCTCGAGGACGGCTACCTCACGCTCGTGGACCTCTCGTGA
- a CDS encoding TMEM175 family protein, with product MHKSPGLHRFLTFVDAIIAIAITLLVLPLVEMTSELTDETPLEELWRPETIGKYGSFVLSFAVIFRLWQVHHKLMEPIESYDRVVAVVTAAWALTIVFMPFPTALIGIYGNEEVPVIALYLLTLFVSSALLTVLALYLARKTELHQADVESSKRMAVPSVVTTILTGLAAVIGILVPRVNYGGLLLLLLTGVVTVLVNRRLRLPQKEA from the coding sequence GTGCACAAATCCCCGGGGCTCCACCGCTTTCTCACGTTCGTGGACGCGATCATCGCGATCGCCATCACTCTTCTGGTCCTGCCGCTCGTCGAGATGACGAGCGAACTGACCGACGAGACACCGCTGGAGGAGCTCTGGAGACCCGAGACGATCGGCAAGTACGGCAGCTTCGTGCTGAGCTTCGCGGTGATCTTCCGGTTATGGCAGGTGCACCACAAGCTGATGGAGCCGATCGAGTCCTACGACCGGGTCGTCGCGGTCGTGACCGCGGCGTGGGCGCTGACGATCGTCTTCATGCCGTTCCCGACCGCGCTCATCGGTATCTACGGCAACGAGGAAGTTCCGGTGATCGCGCTCTACCTGCTCACGCTGTTCGTGAGCTCGGCGCTGCTCACCGTGCTCGCGCTCTACCTGGCCCGCAAGACCGAACTGCACCAGGCCGACGTGGAGTCGTCGAAGCGGATGGCGGTGCCCTCGGTGGTGACCACGATCCTGACCGGTCTCGCCGCGGTGATCGGCATCCTGGTGCCGCGGGTGAACTACGGCGGGCTGCTGTTGCTTCTGCTCACCGGTGTGGTCACCGTGCTGGTGAACCGGCGCTTGCGCCTCCCCCAGAAGGAGGCGTGA
- a CDS encoding MerR family transcriptional regulator, producing MALYPIGELSRRTGLTVKAIRFYADRGIVPATRRNATGHRLYDEDAAARLDLVRSLRDLGIDLPTIRRVLDREVTVADVAAAHAEALDATIRALRFRRAALAVIAERSELVHQLAGHTEAERRRLVEEFLQATFDGLDDFAGVRRSLTPSLPDDPTPEQIDAWVELVTLAQDPDFRAYLRSLAEQHAADREPGSVPRPDAVAVARSITPPDADRIATAYADVLGEPDTPELRHRLLARLELADDPRRYRYERLLAVVNGWAREESDEATIRRCIETMRG from the coding sequence GTGGCGCTCTACCCGATCGGCGAACTCTCCCGACGTACCGGCCTGACCGTCAAGGCGATCCGCTTCTACGCCGACCGGGGCATCGTCCCGGCGACGCGGCGCAACGCCACCGGCCACCGGTTGTACGACGAGGACGCGGCCGCACGGCTCGACCTGGTCCGGAGCCTGCGTGACCTCGGGATCGACCTGCCCACGATCCGGCGCGTGCTGGATCGGGAGGTCACCGTCGCCGACGTGGCCGCGGCTCACGCCGAGGCACTGGACGCCACGATCCGGGCGCTGCGGTTCCGCCGCGCCGCGCTTGCCGTCATCGCGGAGAGGTCCGAACTCGTGCACCAGCTGGCCGGTCACACCGAAGCAGAACGACGTCGACTCGTCGAGGAGTTCCTCCAGGCGACGTTCGACGGGCTCGACGATTTCGCCGGCGTCCGCCGGTCGCTCACGCCGTCGCTGCCCGACGACCCGACACCCGAGCAGATCGACGCCTGGGTCGAGCTGGTGACGCTGGCCCAGGATCCCGACTTCCGGGCGTACCTGCGCTCGCTGGCCGAGCAGCACGCGGCCGATCGGGAGCCGGGCTCCGTTCCGCGCCCGGACGCGGTGGCCGTGGCCCGCTCGATCACCCCGCCGGACGCCGACCGGATCGCCACGGCCTACGCCGACGTGCTCGGCGAGCCGGACACCCCGGAGCTGCGTCACCGTCTGCTGGCCCGGTTGGAGCTGGCCGACGACCCGCGCCGCTACCGGTACGAGCGCCTGCTCGCGGTCGTCAACGGTTGGGCCCGGGAAGAGTCGGACGAGGCGACGATCCGCCGCTGCATCGAGACAATGCGCGGATGA
- a CDS encoding DUF664 domain-containing protein has translation MTFFEATDPAADRREVFVRYLDYFRESALSKAGSLSEDALRSSPLPSGWTPIELLQHLRYVELRWIEWGFEGRAVPEPWGDRRDDRWYVAPDRSFDDVAAALRQQGAHTRAFVEAHDLDEIGAPGPRWDGAAPASLERVLFHLLQEYARHVGHLDVVVELSGGSIGE, from the coding sequence ATGACGTTCTTCGAAGCGACCGATCCCGCCGCCGATCGCCGGGAAGTCTTCGTCCGCTACCTCGACTACTTCCGGGAGAGCGCGCTGAGCAAAGCGGGTTCGCTGTCCGAGGACGCGCTCCGCTCCAGCCCGCTGCCCTCCGGCTGGACCCCGATCGAGCTGCTGCAGCACCTGCGCTACGTCGAGCTGCGGTGGATCGAGTGGGGGTTCGAAGGACGCGCGGTGCCCGAGCCGTGGGGTGACCGTCGCGACGACCGCTGGTACGTGGCTCCCGACCGGTCCTTCGACGACGTCGCCGCGGCGCTCCGGCAGCAGGGTGCACACACCCGGGCCTTCGTGGAGGCGCACGACCTCGACGAGATCGGTGCACCCGGGCCGCGCTGGGACGGCGCGGCCCCGGCGTCGCTCGAGCGGGTGCTGTTCCACCTGCTCCAGGAGTACGCCCGGCACGTCGGTCACCTGGACGTGGTCGTCGAGCTGTCCGGCGGCTCGATCGGTGAGTAA
- a CDS encoding alpha/beta fold hydrolase: MDVILIPGLWLDGSSWNAVVPGLEAAGHRAHPLTLPGLESPDADRASVSLRDHVDAVVARIDELDGPVVLVAHSAGGAVAHAAVDARPHRVARVVYTASEPVADGECVNDELPSADGEIPMPDWSFWDADMLVDLDEDLRRTILDQAVPSPARAATDPQTLSDERRYDVPVTIVTCDYTEAMMRGWIAEGYPSAAEVGRIRSVEFVALPTGHWPQFSRPTDLARVINEAI, translated from the coding sequence ATGGACGTCATCCTGATTCCCGGACTCTGGCTGGACGGGTCGTCCTGGAACGCCGTGGTCCCGGGCCTGGAAGCGGCCGGGCACCGCGCGCACCCGCTCACGCTGCCGGGCCTGGAGTCCCCCGACGCCGATCGCGCTTCGGTCTCCCTGCGTGACCACGTCGACGCCGTCGTCGCCCGGATCGACGAGCTCGACGGCCCGGTGGTGCTGGTGGCCCACTCGGCCGGCGGTGCGGTCGCGCACGCCGCCGTCGACGCCCGGCCGCACCGCGTCGCGCGGGTCGTCTACACCGCGAGCGAACCGGTCGCCGACGGAGAGTGCGTCAACGACGAGCTGCCGTCCGCGGACGGCGAGATCCCGATGCCGGACTGGTCGTTCTGGGACGCCGATATGCTCGTCGACCTGGACGAGGACCTGCGCCGGACCATCCTCGACCAGGCCGTGCCCTCACCGGCGCGTGCCGCCACCGACCCCCAGACGCTCTCCGACGAACGCCGCTACGACGTGCCGGTCACGATCGTGACCTGCGACTACACGGAGGCGATGATGCGCGGGTGGATAGCGGAGGGCTATCCGAGCGCGGCCGAGGTGGGCCGGATCAGGAGCGTGGAGTTCGTCGCGCTGCCGACCGGCCACTGGCCCCAGTTCTCCCGCCCGACCGACCTGGCCCGAGTGATAAACGAAGCGATCTAG
- a CDS encoding EamA family transporter → MSVTRIASYSGLGIALVSALSFGTAGSFGDSLMSTGWTSGAVVTTRIALAALILTGPALVLLRGRWRALWSSAGLIAFYGAIAVAGCQLFFFNAVQHLDVGVALLLEYMGIVLVVLWMWARHRRRPGRLTVVGMVAAVVGLVLVLDPSGGLDPIGLMWGLLAGAGLAVYFVVSARQDDAVPPLVVAWGGMVVGALVLGVAALVGVLPMGTASVDVELFGQQVSWLVPVIGLSVVAAAIAYSTGVIAARLLGATVASFVGLTEVLFAVLFAALSVGQIPGVMQLIGGLVVLAGVALVKATENKGDAEPAAGRELSVVGGTPTA, encoded by the coding sequence ATGAGTGTAACGAGGATTGCCTCTTACTCGGGCCTGGGCATCGCCCTGGTCTCCGCTCTCTCGTTCGGCACCGCCGGCAGTTTCGGCGATTCGCTGATGTCGACCGGCTGGACGTCGGGCGCGGTGGTCACGACCCGCATCGCGCTCGCGGCCCTGATCCTCACCGGCCCGGCACTCGTGCTCCTCCGCGGTCGCTGGCGGGCGCTGTGGTCGAGCGCCGGGCTGATCGCGTTCTACGGCGCGATCGCGGTCGCCGGTTGTCAGCTGTTCTTCTTCAACGCGGTGCAACACCTGGACGTCGGCGTCGCTCTGCTGCTCGAGTACATGGGCATCGTCCTCGTCGTGCTCTGGATGTGGGCCCGGCACCGGCGGCGCCCCGGCCGGCTGACGGTCGTCGGCATGGTCGCCGCGGTGGTCGGCCTGGTGCTCGTGCTCGACCCGTCGGGTGGCCTGGACCCGATCGGCCTGATGTGGGGGCTCCTCGCCGGCGCCGGGCTGGCCGTGTACTTCGTGGTCTCCGCCCGGCAGGACGACGCGGTACCGCCGCTCGTCGTCGCCTGGGGCGGCATGGTCGTCGGTGCGCTCGTGCTCGGCGTGGCCGCTCTGGTCGGCGTCCTGCCGATGGGCACCGCCTCCGTGGACGTGGAGTTGTTCGGGCAGCAGGTCAGCTGGTTGGTACCGGTGATCGGCCTGTCGGTCGTGGCTGCCGCGATCGCCTACTCCACCGGGGTCATCGCGGCCCGGCTGCTCGGCGCCACCGTGGCGTCGTTCGTCGGGCTCACCGAAGTGCTGTTCGCCGTGCTGTTCGCCGCGTTGTCGGTCGGCCAGATCCCGGGCGTCATGCAGCTGATCGGCGGTCTGGTCGTCCTCGCCGGCGTCGCTCTGGTCAAGGCCACCGAGAACAAGGGCGACGCCGAACCGGCCGCGGGGCGTGAATTGTCGGTGGTGGGTGGTACACCGACAGCATGA
- a CDS encoding CGNR zinc finger domain-containing protein: MLFAHDTEASLMAAAELVNTAHESPDALVDVTEFATRWGYTGRVTGDQEELDAVRAIRPRLEGLWHADRDRIVTETNAILRETAALPQLVAHDGWDYHLHAVSPEADLAIRIQVETAMALVDVVRMDELGRMRVCAADDCEDVLVDLSKNRSRRFCSNTCSNRTNVAAYRARANATRREDAPVERPERP; this comes from the coding sequence GTGCTTTTTGCTCATGACACCGAGGCTTCGTTGATGGCGGCCGCCGAACTGGTCAATACCGCCCACGAAAGCCCCGACGCCCTGGTCGACGTCACCGAGTTCGCCACTCGCTGGGGCTACACCGGCCGGGTCACCGGCGACCAGGAGGAACTCGACGCCGTGCGGGCGATCCGGCCGCGCCTGGAGGGCCTCTGGCACGCCGACCGCGACCGGATCGTCACCGAGACGAACGCGATCCTCCGGGAAACCGCCGCGTTGCCGCAGCTGGTGGCCCACGACGGATGGGACTACCACCTGCACGCGGTGTCACCGGAGGCCGATCTCGCGATCCGCATCCAGGTCGAGACCGCGATGGCGCTCGTCGACGTCGTCCGCATGGACGAGCTCGGCCGCATGCGGGTGTGCGCGGCCGACGACTGCGAGGACGTGCTCGTCGACCTGTCGAAGAACCGGTCGCGGCGGTTCTGCAGCAACACCTGCAGCAACCGGACGAACGTCGCGGCCTACCGGGCTCGGGCTAACGCAACTCGTCGAGAAGACGCTCCAGTGGAACGTCCGGAACGTCCTTGA
- a CDS encoding DUF1932 domain-containing protein, producing MGPIGVLHPGAMGAAVGRELVAAGHTVHWVTAGRGANTHRRAEAAGLLPVATLDELASICPVILSVCPPATASSVASAVAATGFDGRYVDANAIAPSRVREIARALPTVDGGIVGPPPGGPGRTVVYLSGADAAAIAALFDRTAVEARVLSGDVGSASALKLAFSAYNKITFALAAQSYALADAHGVRDELEALAGAKLPDTPLAEPASLGGVGERAWRWAPEMREIAAAATEVGLAPGVAEGAAALFARWDAFKDVPDVPLERLLDELR from the coding sequence GTGGGGCCGATCGGAGTTCTTCATCCCGGTGCGATGGGCGCGGCCGTCGGCCGCGAGCTCGTCGCGGCCGGCCACACCGTGCACTGGGTGACGGCGGGCCGCGGAGCGAACACGCACCGCCGCGCGGAGGCCGCCGGCCTCCTCCCGGTGGCGACGCTCGACGAGTTGGCGTCGATCTGCCCGGTGATCCTGAGCGTGTGCCCGCCCGCGACCGCGTCGTCGGTCGCGTCCGCCGTCGCCGCTACCGGCTTCGACGGGCGCTACGTCGACGCCAACGCGATCGCGCCGTCCCGGGTCCGCGAGATCGCGCGGGCCCTTCCGACCGTCGACGGGGGCATCGTCGGGCCACCGCCGGGCGGCCCCGGCCGAACCGTCGTCTACCTGTCCGGTGCGGACGCCGCAGCGATCGCCGCGCTGTTCGACCGGACGGCCGTCGAGGCCCGCGTGCTGAGCGGCGACGTCGGGTCGGCGTCCGCGCTCAAGCTCGCGTTCTCGGCCTACAACAAGATCACCTTCGCGCTGGCGGCGCAGTCCTACGCGCTGGCGGACGCCCACGGCGTGCGTGACGAGTTGGAAGCGTTGGCCGGAGCGAAGCTGCCCGACACCCCGCTGGCCGAGCCGGCGTCGCTCGGCGGGGTCGGTGAGCGAGCCTGGCGTTGGGCCCCGGAGATGCGCGAGATCGCCGCCGCGGCGACCGAGGTCGGCCTCGCTCCGGGCGTCGCCGAGGGGGCCGCCGCGCTGTTCGCCCGGTGGGACGCGTTCAAGGACGTTCCGGACGTTCCACTGGAGCGTCTTCTCGACGAGTTGCGTTAG
- a CDS encoding response regulator translates to MPEHTVRVVLADDQPLIRAGIAALLTGDPGDPIEVVGEAGDGAAAVALVRTERPDVVLMDLRMPGTDGLAATRAIRSDPVCAGIAILMLTTFDSDPEITGALRVGADGYLLKDLTPERLRASVRAAARGEPVLAPDVARRLMAHAATSAPRPDQRLDRLTARELEVLCEVARGDDNPRIARTLYLSPETVRTYVSRILTKLDARSRADLVAIAHRAGLG, encoded by the coding sequence GTGCCTGAGCACACCGTCCGCGTCGTGCTGGCCGACGACCAGCCGCTCATCCGGGCCGGGATCGCCGCGCTGCTCACCGGCGATCCCGGCGACCCGATCGAGGTCGTCGGCGAGGCCGGGGATGGCGCCGCCGCGGTCGCGCTGGTACGGACCGAACGGCCCGACGTCGTGCTGATGGACCTACGTATGCCGGGCACCGACGGCCTCGCCGCGACCCGCGCGATCCGTTCCGACCCGGTCTGCGCCGGCATCGCGATCCTGATGCTGACGACGTTCGACAGCGACCCCGAGATCACCGGGGCGCTCCGCGTCGGTGCCGACGGCTATCTGCTCAAGGACCTCACCCCGGAGCGGCTGCGTGCGTCGGTGCGTGCCGCCGCGCGAGGCGAGCCGGTGCTGGCCCCCGACGTCGCCCGGCGGCTCATGGCCCACGCCGCGACCTCCGCGCCCCGCCCCGACCAGCGGCTCGACCGGCTGACCGCGCGCGAGCTCGAGGTGCTGTGCGAGGTCGCGCGCGGCGACGACAACCCCCGGATCGCGCGCACGCTCTACCTGAGCCCGGAGACCGTGCGGACCTACGTCAGCCGGATCCTCACGAAGCTGGACGCCCGCAGCCGGGCCGACCTCGTGGCCATCGCCCACCGCGCCGGCCTCGGCTGA